The Elaeis guineensis isolate ETL-2024a chromosome 13, EG11, whole genome shotgun sequence genome includes a region encoding these proteins:
- the LOC105056122 gene encoding F-box protein At5g07610-like, with protein sequence MASTPRRLCDDEVSEILSFLPAKSIMKLRTLSRNLLQCSACDHFLLTQSHHTKADSGFFTQPYSGLLNLTPLDPNAGIPGENLHFLRRTQRVVLASANGLLFCSNQSRSLSSLCVYNPVHHIATLRFIPPPTTGEEYHNRLCIAVAVDPMSRDYKLVCLTTTPEWSSFYRCRVYVSADNAWKFDRMVDGGPRNLQLEYPVICDGAVYVASTCGTYMRTDPYVVRFDIEGEGSEILPTPVEAMKTSAYGHEAKIGRWGEKSLCLITCEGSSIFKLWVMSRDQGNITWAEIYRVSVMEVGIASPGEVDAFILINSDTLELEVNQVLDFGYDAFFCSLCSIKPKLANTSGTRSIYKSAAAALTEAMASSQRLL encoded by the exons ATGGCCTCCACACCAAGACGCCTCTGCGACGACGAAGTCTCCGAGATCCTCTCCTTCCTcccagcaaaatccatcatgaagCTCCGAACCCTCAGTCGGAACCTTCTGCAATGCTCCGCATGCGACCACTTCCTCCTTACACAATCCCACCACACCAAAGCCGACTCCGGCTTCTTCACTCAGCCATACTCCGGCCTTCTCAACCTCACTCCCCTCGACCCCAATGCCGGCATACCCGGTGAAAACCTTCACTTCTTGCGGCGCACCCAAAGGGTCGTCCTCGCCTCAGCTAATGGTCTCCTATTCTGCTCGAACCAGTCTAGAAGCTTAAGCAGCTTGTGTGTCTACAATCCCGTGCATCACATCGCCACGCTGCGCTTCATCCCGCCGCCGACGACCGGCGAAGAATACCACAACCGGTTATGCATCGCCGTCGCCGTCGACCCGATGTCGAGAGACTACAAGCTGGTGTGCCTCACAACGACGCCGGAGTGGTCCTCGTTTTACCGGTGCAGGGTCTACGTTTCAGCAGACAATGCATGGAAGTTCGACAGGATGGTGGACGGAGGTCCGAGAAATCTGCAACTGGAGTATCCGGTTATTTGCGACGGGGCAGTGTACGTGGCTTCCACTTGTGGGACCTACATGCGTACGGATCCGTACGTTGTCCGCTTCGATATCGAAGGGGAGGGCTCCGAGATTCTTCCGACGCCGGTGGAGGCAATGAAGACGTCTGCTTACGGCCATGAGGCTAAGATTGGAAGGTGGGGTGAGAAATCTTTGTGCTTGATAACTTGCGAGGGTTCTTCGATTTTTAAGCTGTGGGTGATGTCTCGGGATCAAGGGAACATAACATGGGCCGAAATATATCGAGTTAGCGTGATGGAAGTGGGGATTGCAAGCCCGGGAGAGGTGGACGCGTTTATATTGATCAATAGCGACACGCTG GAACTCGAGGTAAACCAGGTCTTGGATTTTGGCTATGATGCATTCTTTTGCTCTCTGTGCAGCATCAAGCCCA AACTTGCTAATACAAGTGGCACAAGGAGCATTTATAAATCCGCAGCAGCAGCATTGACAGAAGCAATGGCTTCCTCTCAAAGGTTATTATAG